A genome region from Bombilactobacillus bombi includes the following:
- a CDS encoding LysR family transcriptional regulator — MNTRDLDYFKILVDKKSFTEAAIACHVSQPTITAAIKRLEKEFAVKLIERDRIHQRLHVTRAGKILYQSATAIQLKLTNTQKELAATAQREIRFGLPPIIGTAYLPQLAEKLQQLSLLSLIKITETGSNALLKKILNGEIDLALMASPKPLTYSDLKAKIIGRRPFCIAVSPKSHLASLNQIAFADLADEQFIGVTAQYVHLKVFQNFCKYAAINPHIVYSAPDISWVKGLVRANLGVALLADDAILPTDQLHKIYLTDPYPERFNISIVQRQEYVLSEAETQLVAELSKMNV; from the coding sequence ATGAATACACGAGATTTGGATTATTTTAAAATTTTAGTTGATAAAAAAAGTTTTACTGAAGCAGCAATTGCTTGTCATGTATCACAACCTACTATTACAGCTGCTATTAAACGTCTAGAAAAAGAATTTGCTGTCAAATTGATTGAGCGCGATCGTATTCATCAGCGCTTGCATGTTACTCGAGCTGGAAAGATACTTTATCAAAGTGCTACTGCGATTCAATTGAAACTTACCAATACACAAAAGGAACTAGCAGCAACAGCACAAAGAGAAATACGCTTTGGGTTACCACCGATTATTGGAACTGCTTATTTGCCCCAATTGGCTGAAAAATTACAGCAACTAAGTCTGTTATCATTAATTAAAATTACTGAAACGGGTTCTAATGCGCTTTTGAAAAAAATTTTAAATGGTGAGATTGATTTGGCCTTAATGGCTTCGCCGAAACCTTTAACATATTCAGATTTAAAAGCTAAGATTATTGGTCGACGACCATTTTGTATTGCAGTGAGTCCGAAAAGTCATTTGGCTTCATTAAACCAAATTGCTTTTGCTGACTTGGCGGATGAACAATTTATTGGGGTTACAGCGCAATACGTGCATCTAAAAGTTTTTCAAAATTTTTGTAAATATGCTGCTATTAATCCTCATATTGTCTATTCTGCTCCAGATATTAGTTGGGTTAAAGGTTTGGTGCGGGCAAATTTGGGAGTTGCTTTATTAGCAGATGATGCAATTTTACCAACCGACCAGTTACATAAAATTTACCTTACCGATCCTTATCCAGAACGTTTTAATATTTCTATTGTGCAGCGACAAGAATATGTTTTATCGGAAGCGGAAACCCAATTGGTAGCTGAATTATCGAAAATGAATGTTTAA
- a CDS encoding GntR family transcriptional regulator has product MKFKDNVPIYLQIKDIINRQIIAGKYSLGAKIPSVRDLSVKLEVNINTIQKAVNELVQEEVVVTKRGLGNFVTENVQVVDELKDQLIKQTIADMYESLTAMGLDQGEIFYYIKMYLAERIKDNDQSSANK; this is encoded by the coding sequence ATGAAATTTAAAGACAATGTTCCGATCTATTTGCAAATTAAAGATATCATTAATCGGCAAATTATTGCTGGTAAATATTCTTTGGGAGCTAAGATTCCGTCTGTCCGCGACTTATCTGTTAAGTTAGAGGTCAATATTAATACCATTCAAAAAGCAGTGAATGAATTAGTGCAAGAAGAAGTGGTAGTGACCAAACGTGGGTTAGGAAACTTTGTAACCGAAAATGTGCAGGTAGTTGATGAATTAAAAGATCAATTGATTAAACAAACAATTGCTGATATGTATGAATCACTAACAGCTATGGGATTAGATCAAGGCGAAATTTTTTACTATATTAAAATGTACTTAGCAGAAAGGATAAAAGACAATGACCAATCTAGTGCAAATAAATAA
- a CDS encoding proline-specific peptidase family protein: protein MKQGTTILTLNNGYHLWTRTVGQGDIKLLCLHGGPGGTHEYWENFGDELADLGVQVSMYDQLGSFYSDQPDYSNPEIAAKYLTYDYFLEEVEEVRQKLGLDNFYLIGQSWGGLLVQMYAAKYGQHLKGAIISSMVDEIDEYVTNVNQCRLNTLGADKVAYMEKIEQENRLDDPTYQSYVDILNAEYVDRKQPEAIRHLVSTMATDVYNVFQGDNEFVITGKLKDWHFRQHLHEITVPTLLTFGEHETMPLATAKIMQQEIPHARLETTPNGGHHHMIDNAPVYFAHLKKFIRDVEAGTFNE, encoded by the coding sequence ATGAAACAGGGAACAACAATTCTTACTTTAAACAATGGTTACCATTTGTGGACCCGGACAGTGGGTCAAGGAGATATTAAGTTATTATGCCTTCACGGCGGACCTGGCGGCACCCATGAATATTGGGAAAACTTTGGTGATGAACTAGCCGATTTAGGGGTGCAGGTTTCAATGTATGACCAATTAGGCTCTTTTTATTCCGACCAACCTGATTATAGTAATCCTGAAATTGCGGCGAAGTATTTGACTTATGATTATTTTTTAGAAGAAGTTGAAGAAGTACGGCAAAAATTAGGCCTGGATAATTTTTATTTAATCGGTCAGTCTTGGGGTGGTTTACTAGTACAAATGTATGCCGCTAAATACGGTCAACATCTAAAAGGTGCCATTATCTCCAGTATGGTTGATGAAATTGATGAATATGTAACCAACGTCAATCAATGCCGACTCAACACTCTAGGAGCTGACAAAGTTGCTTACATGGAAAAAATCGAACAAGAAAACCGTTTAGATGATCCTACCTACCAAAGCTATGTTGATATTTTAAATGCTGAATATGTTGATCGTAAACAACCAGAAGCTATTCGCCATTTAGTTTCTACAATGGCAACTGATGTGTACAATGTCTTTCAAGGCGATAATGAATTTGTGATTACGGGCAAGTTAAAAGATTGGCACTTTCGTCAGCATCTTCACGAAATCACAGTTCCCACTCTTTTAACTTTTGGGGAGCATGAAACTATGCCTCTTGCTACAGCAAAAATTATGCAACAAGAAATTCCTCATGCACGTTTAGAGACAACACCCAATGGTGGCCACCATCATATGATTGATAATGCCCCAGTTTATTTTGCACATTTGAAAAAGTTTATTCGTGATGTTGAAGCTGGAACTTTTAATGAATAA